The following coding sequences are from one Eucalyptus grandis isolate ANBG69807.140 chromosome 11, ASM1654582v1, whole genome shotgun sequence window:
- the LOC104424743 gene encoding cellulose synthase-like protein B4, with protein MAIQSTSTPLYEKISLKNDAKRAVEIFILFLLVSLLAYRLIHLEDHGLEWQVALACESWFTFVWILVISTKWNPVSYKTYPHRILKRVSELPPVDMFVTTADPQLEPPIITANTVLSLMAVDYPAHKLACYVSDDGCSPLTYYSLMEAAKFAKLWVPFCKKYDIQLRAPFRYFAGDSTTSSGEDCSLEFQQARDTMKDEYEKLSRKIEDASLGSVPSNVTGEFVAFSNTQRKNHPTIIKIMLENKGGHPDELPHLIYISREKRPKHPHHYKAGAMNVLTRVSGLMTNAPLMLNVDCDMYANNPQIVYHALCLLLGTKYERDCAFVQCPQYFYDGAKDDPFGNQLVVLFEYLGRGIVGIQGPVYGGTGCFHRRKVIYGSWAKDMKTEKKSLTSNGELTMVESLKGFGSSKQFINSVAYALQGNSDNPKDLWSSLEAAYQVTNCTYEYNTDWGKEVGWMYGSTTEDVLTGLAIHSKGWRSLYCSPDPPAFLGCAPSGGPASMTQQKRWATGLLEVLMSKRSPIYGTLFMHLHFRQCLAYLWIVIWALRSIPEFLYALLPAYCIMTNSHFLPKGKEPAIIIPATIFVIYNLYCLYEYLAVGLSIRAWWNNQRMQRMTSACAWSFGVLSVVLKLLGLSETVFEVTKKDQSTSSDSTSAELGRFTFDESPVFVPGTTLLLVHLIALFTMSLGLRPQASGSSGSGLGEVICTVWVVMYFWPFFRGLFGRGKYGIPSTSIMKGAILATFFAYLFRFMPTGW; from the exons ATGGCCATTCAATCCACTTCCACCCCTCTATATGAGAAAATAAGCCTGAAAAATGATGCGAAGAGGGCGGTCGAGATCTTCATCTTGTTCCTTCTCGTCTCCCTTCTTGCGTATCGGCTTATTCACCTTGAGGACCACGGACTTGAATGGCAGGTCGCACTCGCGTGCGAGTCATGGTTCACGTTCGTGTGGATTCTCGTCATCAGCACCAAATGGAACCCTGTGAGCTACAAAACTTACCCTCACCGTATCTTGAAAAG GGTGAGCGAGCTTCCTCCCGTGGACATGTTTGTCACAACGGCAGATCCGCAGCTAGAGCCTCCGATCATCACCGCGAACACGGTCCTCTCCTTAATGGCAGTAGACTATCCGGCTCATAAGCTGGCGTGCTATGTCTCCGACGATGGCTGCTCACCGTTGACCTACTATTCTCTAATGGAAGCTGCAAAGTTCGCAAAGCTCTGGGTTCCGTTTTGTAAGAAGTACGATATTCAATTGCGAGCCCCATTCCGGTACTTCGCCGGCGACTCAACCACATCGTCTGGTGAAGACTGCTCATTGGAATTCCAACAAGCACGGGACACAATGAAG GATGAGTACGAGAAGCTGAGCAGGAAGATAGAAGATGCGTCCCTAGGATCAGTCCCATCTAATGTTACTGGGGAGTTTGTCGCTTTCTCTAACACACAACGCAAAAATCACCCCACAATTATCAAG ATCATGCTGGAAAACAAAGGAGGTCATCCAGATGAATTGCCACATCTGATCTACATATCACGAGAAAAGCGGCCAAAGCACCCGCATCATTACAAGGCGGGAGCGATGAATGTCCTG ACCAGGGTTTCAGGACTCATGACGAATGCACCATTGATGCTAAATGTCGATTGCGACATGTACGCCAACAATCCGCAGATTGTTTACCATGCTTTGTGTCTCCTCCTCGGCACAAAATATGAGAGAGACTGCGCATTTGTTCAATGTCCACAATACTTCTATGATGGAGCAAAGGATGACCCATTTGGAAATCAACTAGTGGTCCTATTCGAA TATTTGGGACGAGGAATAGTAGGAATTCAAGGACCTGTCTATGGAGGAACGGGATGCTTTCATCGTCGGAAAGTAATTTATGGGTCGTGGGCAAAGGACATGAAGACTGAAAAGAAAAGTCTTACCTCTAATG GAGAATTAACCATGGTAGAATCACTAAAAGGCTTTGGAAGTTCAAAACAATTCATCAACTCTGTTGCTTATGCTCTACAAGGCAATTCAGATAATCCCAAAGATCTTTGGAGCTCTCTTGAAGCAGCCTATCAAGTCACTAATTGCACCTATGAATACAATACCGACTGGGGTAAAGAG GTTGGTTGGATGTACGGATCAACGACGGAAGATGTCCTTACGGGATTGGCCATCCATTCCAAGGGTTGGAGATCACTCTACTGCTCACCAGACCCACCGGCTTTTCTTGGTTGCGCACCATCTGGTGGGCCTGCTTCGATGACCCAGCAAAAGAGATGGGCCACGGGCCTGCTCGAAGTTCTAATGAGCAAAAGGAGTCCAATATATGGCACCCTGTTCATGCATCTCCATTTCAGGCAGTGTTTGGCGTACTTGTGGATCGTAATTTGGGCATTGAGGTCCATACCTGAGTTCTTATATGCTCTCCTACCAGCATATTGCATCATGACCAACTCCCACTTCTTGCCCAAG GGAAAAGAACCAGCTATCATAATTCCAGCCACCATTTTCGTCATCTACAACCTATATTGTTTATACGAATACTTGGCCGTTGGCTTGTCAATACGTGCATGGTGGAATAACCAAAGAATGCAACGGATGACATCTGCATGTGCTTGGTCATTTGGAGTCTTAAGTGTTGTACTCAAGCTCTTAGGGCTATCGGAGACGGTATTTGAAGTAACCAAGAAAGATCAATCTACATCTAGTGATAGCACCAGTGCTGAACTTGGAAGGTTCACCTTTGATGAGTCCCCGGTTTTTGTACCAGGCACTACTCTTCTGCTGGTGCACCTAATAGCATTATTTACAATGTCGTTAGGGTTGCGCCCACAAGCATCCGGGAGTAGTGGCTCTGGCTTAGGAGAGGTGATCTGTACTGTGTGGGTGGTTATGTATTTCTGGCCATTTTTTAGGGGTCTATTCGGGAGAGGAAAATATGGGATTCCCTCGACTAGCATAATGAAGGGAGCTATCCTAGCAACCTTTTTTGCTTACCTATTTAGATTTATGCCCACAGGTTGGTAA